The genomic stretch GCCGCCTACCTGAGCCAGGTGCACAGCCAGTTCAACGGTAACCGCGTGCTCGCCTCCGCTGCCTACAACGCCGGCCCAGGGCGGGTGCGCCAATGGCTGCGTGGCGCCGACCACCTGAGTTTCGACGTGTGGGTGGAAAGCATTCCATTCGACGAAACTCGCCAGTATGTGCAGAACGTGCTGTCTTATTCGGTGATCTACGGACAGAAGCTCAACTCGCCACAACCGCTGGTGGATTGGCACGAACGCTATTTCGACGACCAATAATAATCTGTAGGAGCCGGCTTGCCGGCGATGGCGGTGCATCGGCCAGCATCAATGCGACTGACATACCGCTATCGCCGGCAAGCCAGCGCCTACAAGGGTTCTTCGTTAAATTGCAGGGCCGCGAGCCGCGCGTAGAGTGGGTTGCTGGCGATCAGTTGCTGATGCGTGCCCACAGCCACCAATGTCCCTTGATCCATCACCGCAATCCGGTCGGCGTTTTTTACCGTGGCCAGGCGGTGGGCGATCACCAGCGTGGTACGCCCCTTCATCAGTTGCGGCAACGCCTGCTGGATCAAATGCTCACTCTGCGCGTCCAGGGCGCTGGTGGCCTCATCCAGCAATAGGATCGGGGCGTCCACCAACAGGGCCCGGGCAATCGCCAGGCGCTGACGCTGGCCGCCGGAAAGCCCCATGCCGCCATCCCCCAGATGGGTCTGGTAACCGCTGGGCATTTGCAGGATGAAATCGTGGGCGTGAGCAATGCGCGCCGCTTCCTCGACCTGGGCAAAGCTGGCCTCTGGGTTGCCGTAGCGGATGTTGTCTTCGACGCTGCCAAAAAACAGCGCCGGGCTCTGGGACACCAAGGCAAAACAGCGGCGCAGGTCCAGCGGGTCCAGACCGGTCAACGGCTCGCCTTCCAACAGCACCCGCCCCTGTTGCGGGTCGTAGAAGCGCAGCAGCAAGTCGAACAAGGTGGACTTGCCCGCCCCGGACGGCCCGACCAGGGCCAGGGTTTCGCCAGCGTTGATGCTCAGGCTCAGGCCTTCGATCGCAAAACGATCGGGACGCGAGGGGTAGGAAAAGTACAGGTCCTGCAGTTCCAGGCGGCCACTGACCCGCTGCGGCAATTTGACCGCGCCTGTCGCGGGTGCGTGGATCTCATTGCTCGACCGCAACAGTTCGGCAATCCGCTCCGCCGCCCCGGCTGCGCGCTGCAGCTCGCCGATCACTTCGCTCAACGTGCCAAAGGCGCTGCCGACGATCAGGCTGTAGAACACAAAGGCCGCCAACTCGCCGCCGGAGATGCGCCCGGCGATCACATCCATACCGCCGACCCACAACATCACGCCGACGGCACCCAACACCAACACAATCACCAGGGTAATCAGCCAGGCGCGCTGGACGATGCGCTTGCGTGCAGTGGTGAACGCCTCCTCCACCGTCACCGCAAAGCGCTGTTCATCCTGCACCTGATGGTTGTAGGCCTGCACGGTCTTGATCTGGCCCAGGGTTTCGGACACGTAGCTACCGACGTCGGCAATCCGGTCCTGGCTCTGGCGCGAAAGGTTGCGTACACGGCGGCCGAAAATCAGAATCGGCGCCAGCACCAGCGGCAACGCCACCACCACAATGCTGGTGAGCTTGGGGTTGGTGATAAACAACAAGACAATGCCACCGATCACCATCAACGCGTTGCGCAGGAACAGCGACAGGGATGAACCGATCACCGATTGCAGCAGGGTAGTGTCGGCGGTCAGGCGTGACTGGATCTCCGAACTGCGGTTGTTCTCGTAGAACCCCGGATGCAGGTAGATCAAATGGTTGAACACTTGCCGGCGAATGTCCGCCACCACCCGCTCGCCGATCCACGACACCAGGTAGAAGCGCGCAAACGTACCCACCGCCAGGCCCAGCACGAGGATCATGAACAGGCCGATGGACTGGTTGAGCAGGTGCGGCGATTGAGTCATGAAGCCCTGGTCCACCAACAGACGAATACCCTGGCCCATGGACAAGGTAATCCCGGCAGTGACGATCAGTGCAAGCAAGGCGCCAGCGGCCTGCCAGCGATACGGAGCGATAAAGCGCACGGCCAGGCGAATCGCGCGGCGTTGACGGGCTGAGAGCATGGAGAGCGTCACCTGAGGAGAACAACCTCAAGCCTACACCGCAATCGGATTGAACTTGGGTAAATCACAATGAGTCAGGTTAATTATGCCCGGCAAGACTAGGCCCTAGAGGCTATCGGTCTAAAGTCCGGCTGGAAATCCGCCGCATTTTCTGCTGGACTGGGCATTCGATCCACCAACGGGCGATGGAGTTGTAACAGCTCGGTCACGTGGGGGAATTAGAGTAGGTACACAACCTGATGAGGAGACAGGCCATGTCCTTGCAAACCAGCAGCACTGACAGAATTGAAGTAATCCGCCAGCCACAGCAGTTGCCTTGCTCGTACATCGATGCCCAAGGCCGCGAAGTGCAGATTACCGAAGAGATGATCCAGGGCGCCTGCGCCGAACTGGAGCAGAAACTGGTCAAGCCTGCCCAGCAAGGCTGATACGCCCCAGCTCTTTCAGACCCGGCCCTGGTGGCCGGGTTTTTTACGCCTTCACTCTTGTAGGAGCCGGCTTGCTGGCGATAGCGTCAGGACCGACAACGCTACATTCAAGACCGCTATCGCCGGCAAGCCGGCTCCCACAAGTGGTGTGTCAGTCAGGAAAGGTTTGCGCCCAAGGCAGTGACGATAGCTTGTAACGCCGCAGACTCCCCATTGATCCGCACTTTCAAGCCGTCAATCTCGCGGCGATCCGGATAGTGCTTGCGCAGCAGGTCGAACGCCTTGCGCTGTTCTTGCACGGTGCCCACAAGGCTGCGGCGAAAATCCGCATCATCACGGCGGGGGTCGTAGACACTGCGGCACAGCGTCGCCAGGGCCCAGGCCGGATCGGTGCTGGCATTGAGGCTGACCTCGGCCAGCCAAGGCTCGGGCAGCAAGTCACTCAACTGAATGTCCGCCGGCCAAGCCAGGTGCGTGCACAGCGCCTGGTAGATCTGCGCCGTGCCGCGCTGCTTGCCGTCCAGGCTGTAGCCGGCGATATGCGGGGTCGCCAGCACGCATAACTCGGCCAACTCGACATCCACCTCGGGCTCGCCTTCCCACACGTCCAGCACCGCCTGCAGGTCTTCGCGCGCCAGCAACACTTCACGCAGCGCCGTGTTATCCACCACCGGGCCGCGGCTGGCGTTGATCAGCCAGGCACCGGGCTTGAGTTGCTCCAGGCGCTGGCGATCCAGCAAGTGCCAGGTTGAACCATCGCCGGATTTTTTTAGCGGGGTGTGCAGGCTGATCACATCGCACTGCTCGATGACCTGTTCCAGGCTGACGTAGTCGCCGTCTTCGGCGATCTGGCGTGGCGGGTCGCAGACCAGCACCTTCCAACCCAGGCCCTTGAGCACCTTGACCAGGCGCCCCCCCACTTCACCGGCACCGACAATGCCGTAGGTCCGCTGGGTCAGGTCCGCACCCTCGATTTCAGCCAGGGTCAGCAGGCTGCCCAGCACATAGTCCACCACACCCCGGGCGTTGCAGCCCGGCGCGCTGGACCATTGGATGCCGGCCTTTTGAAAGTAGTCGAGGTCCAGGTGATCGGTACCAATGGTGCAGGTGCCGACAAACCGTACCGGCGTGCCTTCCAGCAGCGCACGGTTGACGTTGGTCACCGAGCGCACCAGCAGCACATCGGCCTGTTCAATCGCGGCGCGGTCGATAGCGCGGCCCGGCACTCGGCGGATCTCGCCAAAACCTGCAAAGAACGCATCGAGCAGCGGGATATTTTCGTCGGCAACAATCAGCATGGCAGGCTCCTTTGGCGGACCAGCAGTGTACAGGCACCGGCCGCTGGAGCGTTTACAAATCCGCTACACAGGTATTTTCCTGACCTGTCCGTCAAGGCGTAGAATGCGCCGTCCTGCGCTCCCCCCTTATCGGACATCTGCACGTGAACACTGCCACTCTGCCCCTCTCCCGCCCTGCCCGCGTTCGCCGGGAAGTCCACAGCCTGCTGGCGCTGGCCCTGCCGATCATGATCGGGCAACTGGCAACCACCGCCATGGGTTTTGTCGATGCGGTGATGGCCGGGCGCGTCAGTTCGCGGGACCTGGCGGCCGTGGCCCTGGGTAATTCCATCTGGATCCCGGTGTATCTGTTGATGACCGGCACCTTGCTGGCCACCACCCCCAAAGTCGC from Pseudomonas fluorescens encodes the following:
- a CDS encoding ABC transporter transmembrane domain-containing protein, translated to MLSARQRRAIRLAVRFIAPYRWQAAGALLALIVTAGITLSMGQGIRLLVDQGFMTQSPHLLNQSIGLFMILVLGLAVGTFARFYLVSWIGERVVADIRRQVFNHLIYLHPGFYENNRSSEIQSRLTADTTLLQSVIGSSLSLFLRNALMVIGGIVLLFITNPKLTSIVVVALPLVLAPILIFGRRVRNLSRQSQDRIADVGSYVSETLGQIKTVQAYNHQVQDEQRFAVTVEEAFTTARKRIVQRAWLITLVIVLVLGAVGVMLWVGGMDVIAGRISGGELAAFVFYSLIVGSAFGTLSEVIGELQRAAGAAERIAELLRSSNEIHAPATGAVKLPQRVSGRLELQDLYFSYPSRPDRFAIEGLSLSINAGETLALVGPSGAGKSTLFDLLLRFYDPQQGRVLLEGEPLTGLDPLDLRRCFALVSQSPALFFGSVEDNIRYGNPEASFAQVEEAARIAHAHDFILQMPSGYQTHLGDGGMGLSGGQRQRLAIARALLVDAPILLLDEATSALDAQSEHLIQQALPQLMKGRTTLVIAHRLATVKNADRIAVMDQGTLVAVGTHQQLIASNPLYARLAALQFNEEPL
- a CDS encoding PA1571 family protein encodes the protein MSLQTSSTDRIEVIRQPQQLPCSYIDAQGREVQITEEMIQGACAELEQKLVKPAQQG
- the pdxB gene encoding 4-phosphoerythronate dehydrogenase PdxB yields the protein MLIVADENIPLLDAFFAGFGEIRRVPGRAIDRAAIEQADVLLVRSVTNVNRALLEGTPVRFVGTCTIGTDHLDLDYFQKAGIQWSSAPGCNARGVVDYVLGSLLTLAEIEGADLTQRTYGIVGAGEVGGRLVKVLKGLGWKVLVCDPPRQIAEDGDYVSLEQVIEQCDVISLHTPLKKSGDGSTWHLLDRQRLEQLKPGAWLINASRGPVVDNTALREVLLAREDLQAVLDVWEGEPEVDVELAELCVLATPHIAGYSLDGKQRGTAQIYQALCTHLAWPADIQLSDLLPEPWLAEVSLNASTDPAWALATLCRSVYDPRRDDADFRRSLVGTVQEQRKAFDLLRKHYPDRREIDGLKVRINGESAALQAIVTALGANLS